The genomic DNA CCAGACACGGCCATCTCTTGTACGCCGCGTACGAGCCGCGTGCCGAAAGCAGCACACGCGAGCAGGAGCCCGACGTGGCGCCTCCccccagcggcgcgcggccctGGGAGAGCGTCGTGGAGGATCCTGTGGATATTTTTTGGGAAAAGCAGCCCGGAACGattgcgcgcacgcgcgatACCCAGTTCTGCCGGCACGGCGACAAAGGCATGTGCGACTACTGCatgccgctcgagccgtACGACTCTTCGTACCATGCCGAGCACAACATTAAGCATCTTTCGTTCCATGCGTACCTGCGCAAGCAAAACATTGCGACCaactcggcgtcgtcggcgacgttTGTGCCGCCGCTGGAAGAGGCCGAGTACAAGGTCAAGGCGCCGTGTCCCTCCGGCCAGCACCCGCCGTGGCCGGCCGGGGTGTGCACCAAGTGCCAGCCGTCCGCGAtcacgctgcagcgccagccCTACCGCATGGTCGACCATGTGGAATTTGCGCATCCCTCGCTGATTGAGCGCGTGCTGGAGATTTGGCGCAAGACGAACGCGCAGCGCTTTGGCTTCCTCATTGGGCGCTACGAAAAGTacgacgaggtgccgaTGGGTGTCAaggccgtcgtcgaggcgatccacgagccgccgcagcaAGGCGAGACCGacggcctggcgctcggcatcccATGGGAGGACCAGAgccgcatcgagcagctcgccagTACGTGCGGCCTGCAGGTCGTCGGCATGGTGTACAcggacctcgaggcggcggacCCGACGCACACAGACCCCCGCAAGGCGGGCCTGGTCGCGTGCAAGCGTCACCTCGACAGCTTCTTTCTTTCTGGCGGCGAAGCTGTctttgccgcgcagctccaaGGGGCGAACCGCGCCGTGAGCCGCTTTAGCCGCAGCGGCGAATTCAACAGCCGCTTTGTGACGTGCATCCTTACTGGAAACCCAGAAGGCGTGATCGATATCGCGGCCTACCAGGTGAGCGAGCAGGCAATGGGCATGGTCGACGCCGACATGATCGAGGCGAGTGTCGAGCCGACGACGATCCGCGTCAAGCCCAGCGAAGGCACGCGGTACGTCCCGGAAGTCTTTTTCCGGTACAAGAACAAGTACGG from Malassezia japonica chromosome 1, complete sequence includes the following:
- the NPL4 gene encoding nuclear protein localization protein 4 (BUSCO:EOG09260UA2; COG:U; COG:Y; EggNog:ENOG503NU81), which produces MLVRVRSKEGQLRVQAEGGDDAQVLVDQILQSLPDADVHTLTLSNEPRGGEKRASELVGSTLDALGIKHGHLLYAAYEPRAESSTREQEPDVAPPPSGARPWESVVEDPVDIFWEKQPGTIARTRDTQFCRHGDKGMCDYCMPLEPYDSSYHAEHNIKHLSFHAYLRKQNIATNSASSATFVPPLEEAEYKVKAPCPSGQHPPWPAGVCTKCQPSAITLQRQPYRMVDHVEFAHPSLIERVLEIWRKTNAQRFGFLIGRYEKYDEVPMGVKAVVEAIHEPPQQGETDGLALGIPWEDQSRIEQLASTCGLQVVGMVYTDLEAADPTHTDPRKAGLVACKRHLDSFFLSGGEAVFAAQLQGANRAVSRFSRSGEFNSRFVTCILTGNPEGVIDIAAYQVSEQAMGMVDADMIEASVEPTTIRVKPSEGTRYVPEVFFRYKNKYGIDVKESAKPTFPVEYLIVNTTHGFPTSPNPLFLSQSFPIENRPGLHDQDLSVFCRELAKLRPAEIHVGGAADPARAEARAALVRFLSDWHLVAFMGQAGILDADEMARLCKVATTHDSDAALDALLGSNGWQTLVTIASEYAEPERTRNESFTYDGQDSDQESLDAPYDNAPESPGGDGGAACPHCTFVNAPGATDCDVCGLPLR